From Bos mutus isolate GX-2022 chromosome 5, NWIPB_WYAK_1.1, whole genome shotgun sequence, one genomic window encodes:
- the LOC102276352 gene encoding NKG2-A/NKG2-B type II integral membrane protein-like isoform X1, whose amino-acid sequence MNNQGATYAELKGVKNSKRQKRKPKVSKSSISMTEQELTYVELNLQNAPQNLHGNDRNHRSKGSPSPPEKFIAGILGIICLVLMSTVVTVIIVTPSTVIQEQNYSSLITRLQKECHCGHCPKDWFTYSNNCYYTSLEKKSWNESLISCATKNSTLLYIDNEEEMKFLMSLSIISWIQVSREGRGHPWKWLNGSTCNLHMWYLDSVTRDRTPTPCTGKQVTKPLDHQRNPSRIFYSFQH is encoded by the exons ATGAATAACCAAGGAGCAACCTATGCAGAACTGAAGGGAGTCAAGAACTCaaagaggcagaaaagaaaacctaAGGTTTCTAAAAGTTCCATTTCAATGACTGAGCAGGAATTAACATATGTAGAATTAAATCTTCAAAATGCTCCTCAGAATCTTCATGGGAACGACAGGAATCACCGCTCCAAAG GTTCACCATCACCTCCAGAGAAGTTCATTGCTGGGATCCTGGGAATCATCTGCCTTGTCTTGATGTCCACTGTGGTGACAGTGATCATTGTTACTCCTT CTACTGTAATACAGGAACAGAATTACTCCTCTCTCATAACAAGGCTCCAGAAAG AATGTCATTGTGGTCATTGTCCAAAAGACTGGTTTACATATTCCAACAACTGCTATTATActagtttggaaaaaaaatcgTGGAATGAGAGTTTGATATCCTGTGCTACTAAGAATTCTACTCTGCTTTATATAGATaatgaagaggaaatg AAATTTCTGATGTCCCTATCAATTATATCGTGGATTCAAGTCTCTCGTGAAGGCCGCGGTCATCCTTGGAAGTGGCTAAATGGTTCAACTTGCAATCTAca CATGTGGTATCTTGATTCagtgaccagggatcgaacgcccACTCCCTGCACCGGGAAGCAAGTaaccaaaccactggaccaccagcgaaatCCCTCTAgaatattttatagtttccaaCATTGA
- the LOC102276352 gene encoding NKG2-A/NKG2-B type II integral membrane protein-like isoform X3: MNNQGATYAELKGVKNSKRQKRKPKVSKSSISMTEQELTYVELNLQNAPQNLHGNDRNHRSKGSPSPPEKFIAGILGIICLVLMSTVVTVIIVTPSTVIQEQNYSSLITRLQKECHCGHCPKDWFTYSNNCYYTSLEKKSWNESLISCATKNSTLLYIDNEEEMKFLMSLSIISWIQVSREGRGHPWKWLNGSTCNLQITDNVPGEHNCAVQSLWGHKSRRLSVSKCISLQA, encoded by the exons ATGAATAACCAAGGAGCAACCTATGCAGAACTGAAGGGAGTCAAGAACTCaaagaggcagaaaagaaaacctaAGGTTTCTAAAAGTTCCATTTCAATGACTGAGCAGGAATTAACATATGTAGAATTAAATCTTCAAAATGCTCCTCAGAATCTTCATGGGAACGACAGGAATCACCGCTCCAAAG GTTCACCATCACCTCCAGAGAAGTTCATTGCTGGGATCCTGGGAATCATCTGCCTTGTCTTGATGTCCACTGTGGTGACAGTGATCATTGTTACTCCTT CTACTGTAATACAGGAACAGAATTACTCCTCTCTCATAACAAGGCTCCAGAAAG AATGTCATTGTGGTCATTGTCCAAAAGACTGGTTTACATATTCCAACAACTGCTATTATActagtttggaaaaaaaatcgTGGAATGAGAGTTTGATATCCTGTGCTACTAAGAATTCTACTCTGCTTTATATAGATaatgaagaggaaatg AAATTTCTGATGTCCCTATCAATTATATCGTGGATTCAAGTCTCTCGTGAAGGCCGCGGTCATCCTTGGAAGTGGCTAAATGGTTCAACTTGCAATCTAca GATAACAGACAATGTACCTGGTGAACATAACTGTGCTGTACAATCTTTATGGGGACATAAGAGCAGAAGACTGTCAGTTTCCAAATGCATATCATTGCAAGCATAA